One window of the Chryseotalea sp. WA131a genome contains the following:
- a CDS encoding alkaline phosphatase family protein, with protein sequence MKKHLFPLLLLCLNFSYAQNTQPKLVVGIVVDQMRQEYLYRFESKFGEGGFKRLMGNGFILTNAHYNYVPTYTGPGHASIYSGTTPATHGIIGNDWWDKNLEKEVNCVNDDRYKPVGNPEGNGDVSPWRLLSSTITDELKISTQKKGKVVGLSIKDRGAVLPAGHLPDGAYWLDSKSGKFITSTYYKNTLPEWVDNFNNLKLADNYLNQEWRTLLPIEKYSNPDDSPYERKFKGKDKPVFPYHLKELKKENGGYDLLSVTAFGDDLLTEFAKSALMGEQMGKDDVTDFLAISFSTPDYVGHSMGPNSVELEDTYLRLDKNLEDLLKRLDKEVGESNYVVFLTADHAVAEVPQFLKDNKVPAGNFSWSNVEAGLTEHLQKQFPGKKVIDKITNEQVYFNHDVFSGDPKSAGIELLIATEMTVNFLQSVEGIAQVYPKSIIKQGIYNETGVKGMMVRGYNFKRSGDVLVQLEPSWIPSSYPTGTTHGSAYSYDTHVPILFFGKGIKKGKSSAYHTITDIAPTLSVMLKIKFPSGCTGQPITEILD encoded by the coding sequence ATGAAAAAACACCTGTTTCCATTGCTATTGCTTTGTTTGAATTTTAGTTATGCTCAAAACACCCAGCCTAAACTAGTGGTAGGCATTGTGGTTGACCAAATGCGGCAAGAATATCTGTATCGCTTCGAATCGAAGTTTGGCGAGGGTGGCTTTAAGCGATTGATGGGAAATGGATTTATTCTCACCAATGCCCATTACAACTACGTGCCTACCTACACCGGGCCCGGGCATGCTTCCATTTATTCAGGAACAACTCCTGCCACGCATGGAATTATTGGCAATGATTGGTGGGACAAAAATTTAGAGAAAGAAGTAAACTGTGTTAACGATGACCGCTACAAGCCGGTGGGAAACCCCGAAGGAAATGGAGACGTATCTCCGTGGCGATTGCTTTCTTCTACCATTACCGATGAATTAAAAATCAGCACGCAAAAAAAAGGGAAGGTAGTAGGACTTTCGATCAAAGACCGTGGAGCGGTGCTGCCTGCTGGCCACTTGCCCGATGGTGCGTATTGGCTAGATAGCAAATCAGGAAAATTTATTACCAGCACCTATTACAAGAACACCCTACCAGAATGGGTGGACAACTTTAATAATTTAAAACTCGCAGATAATTATTTGAATCAAGAATGGAGAACCTTGTTACCCATCGAAAAGTATTCAAACCCAGATGATTCACCTTATGAACGAAAGTTTAAGGGCAAAGATAAACCCGTTTTTCCATACCACTTAAAAGAGCTTAAAAAAGAAAACGGAGGTTACGATCTGCTTAGCGTTACTGCTTTTGGCGATGACCTATTGACTGAGTTTGCAAAATCAGCACTGATGGGCGAACAGATGGGCAAAGATGATGTTACCGATTTCTTGGCTATCTCATTTTCGACTCCTGATTATGTGGGGCACTCCATGGGGCCTAATTCTGTAGAGCTGGAAGATACCTACTTGCGATTGGATAAAAACCTGGAAGATTTATTGAAACGATTGGATAAAGAAGTTGGTGAGAGCAACTATGTGGTGTTTTTAACAGCCGATCATGCGGTGGCAGAAGTACCTCAGTTTCTGAAAGACAACAAAGTGCCTGCAGGTAATTTTTCGTGGAGCAATGTAGAGGCCGGGTTGACCGAACATTTGCAAAAGCAATTTCCTGGCAAGAAGGTGATTGATAAAATTACCAACGAGCAAGTGTACTTCAATCATGATGTGTTTTCGGGTGACCCAAAAAGTGCAGGCATTGAATTATTGATTGCCACCGAAATGACGGTGAATTTTCTTCAATCCGTGGAAGGCATCGCACAAGTGTACCCAAAGTCAATCATCAAACAAGGCATTTACAACGAGACGGGTGTAAAAGGAATGATGGTGCGTGGTTACAATTTTAAGCGAAGTGGAGATGTGTTGGTTCAATTAGAGCCTTCGTGGATTCCGTCATCGTATCCTACAGGCACCACACATGGTTCAGCCTATTCGTACGATACACATGTCCCGATTTTGTTTTTCGGAAAAGGGATCAAAAAAGGAAAATCTTCTGCCTATCATACCATTACCGATATTGCCCCCACGCTTTCGGTAATGTTGAAAATCAAATTCCCCAGTGGCTGTACAGGGCAACCGATTACCGAGATTTTGGATTAA